A stretch of Helicobacter pylori DNA encodes these proteins:
- the hefC gene encoding efflux RND transporter permease subunit HefC: MYKTAINRPITTLMFALAIVFFGTMGFKKLSVALFPKIDLPTVVVTTTYPGASAEIIESKVTDKIEEAVMGIDGIKKVTSTSSKNVSIVVIEFELEKPNEEALNDVVNKISSVRFDDSNIKKPSINKFDTDSQAIISLFVSSSSVPATTLNDYAKNTIKPMLQKINGVGGVQLNGFRERQIRIYADPTLMNKYNLTYADLFSTLKAENVEIDGGRIVNSQRELSILINANSYSVADVEKIQVGNHVRLGDIAKIEIGLEEDNTFASFKDKPGVILEIQKIAGANEIEIVDRVYEALKHIQAISPSYEIRPFLDTTSYIRTSIEDVKFDLVLGAILAVLVVFAFLRNGTITLVSAISIPISIMGTFALIQWMGFSLNMLTMVALTLAIGIIIDDAIVVIENIHKKLEMGMSKRKASYEGVREIGFALVAISAMLLSVFVPIGNMKGIIGRFFQSFGITVALAIALSYVVVVTIIPMVSSVVVNPRHSRFYVWSEPFFKALESRYTKLLQWVLNHKLIISIAVVLVFVGSLFVASKLGMEFMLKEDRGRFLVWLKAKPGVSIDYMTQKSKIFQKAIEKHAEVEFTTLQVGYGTTQNPFKAKIFVQLKPLKERKKENQLGQFELMSALRKELKSMPEAKGLDTINLSEVSLLGGGGDSSPFQTFVFSHSQEAVDKSVANLKKFLLESPELKGKIEGYHTSTSESQPQLQLKILRQNANKYGVSAQTIGAVVSSAFSGTSQASVFKEDGKEYDMIIRVPDDKRVSVEDIKRLQVRNKYDKLMFLDALVEITETKSPSSISRYNRQRSVTVLAQPKAGISLGEILTQVSKNTKEWLVEGANYRFTGEADNAKETNGEFLIALATAFVLIYMILAALYESILEPFIIMVTMPLSFSGAFFALGLVHQPLSMFSMIGLILLIGMVGKNATLLIDVANEERKKGLNIQEAILFAGKTRLRPILMTTIAMVCGMLPLALASGDGAAMKSPIGIAMSGGLMISMVLSLLIVPVFYRLLAPIDDKIKRFYQNQKTLE; this comes from the coding sequence ATGTATAAAACAGCGATTAATCGTCCTATTACGACCTTGATGTTTGCTTTGGCGATTGTCTTTTTTGGGACTATGGGTTTTAAAAAATTGAGCGTGGCGCTTTTCCCTAAAATTGATCTGCCTACAGTGGTGGTTACTACGACTTATCCTGGGGCTAGCGCTGAAATCATAGAGAGTAAGGTAACCGATAAGATTGAAGAAGCGGTGATGGGGATTGATGGGATCAAAAAGGTTACTTCTACGAGTTCTAAAAATGTGAGTATCGTCGTCATTGAATTTGAGTTAGAAAAACCTAATGAAGAAGCCTTAAACGATGTGGTTAATAAAATTTCTTCGGTGCGTTTTGATGATTCTAACATTAAAAAACCCTCTATCAATAAATTTGATACCGACAGCCAAGCCATTATTTCATTGTTTGTGAGCAGTTCAAGCGTGCCGGCTACAACCCTTAATGACTACGCTAAAAACACCATTAAGCCCATGCTCCAAAAAATCAATGGGGTAGGGGGCGTGCAGCTCAACGGCTTTAGGGAGCGCCAGATTAGGATTTATGCAGATCCCACTTTGATGAATAAATACAACCTGACTTATGCGGATCTTTTCAGCACGCTTAAAGCGGAGAATGTGGAAATTGATGGGGGGCGCATTGTCAATAGCCAAAGGGAATTGTCTATTTTGATTAATGCGAATAGTTATAGCGTTGCGGATGTAGAAAAGATCCAAGTGGGTAATCATGTGCGTCTTGGCGATATTGCAAAAATTGAAATCGGTTTGGAAGAAGACAACACTTTTGCGAGCTTTAAAGACAAACCCGGTGTGATTTTAGAAATCCAAAAGATTGCCGGAGCGAATGAAATTGAAATCGTGGATAGGGTGTATGAAGCTTTAAAACACATTCAAGCCATTAGCCCTAGCTATGAAATCAGACCCTTTTTAGACACCACGAGCTATATCCGCACCTCTATTGAAGACGTGAAATTTGACCTAGTCTTAGGGGCGATTTTAGCGGTTTTAGTGGTGTTTGCGTTCTTGCGTAACGGCACGATCACCCTTGTTTCAGCGATCTCTATCCCTATTTCTATCATGGGGACTTTTGCGCTCATCCAATGGATGGGTTTTTCATTAAACATGCTCACCATGGTGGCTTTAACGCTAGCGATAGGGATCATCATTGATGATGCGATCGTGGTGATTGAAAACATCCATAAAAAGCTAGAAATGGGCATGAGCAAACGAAAAGCGAGCTATGAGGGGGTGAGGGAAATTGGTTTTGCTCTAGTGGCGATTTCAGCGATGCTACTCTCTGTGTTTGTGCCTATAGGGAACATGAAAGGCATTATTGGGCGCTTTTTCCAAAGCTTTGGGATCACGGTGGCTTTAGCGATCGCTCTATCGTATGTGGTGGTCGTTACGATTATCCCCATGGTAAGCTCAGTCGTGGTCAATCCCAGGCATTCTCGTTTTTATGTGTGGAGTGAGCCTTTTTTTAAGGCTTTAGAGTCTCGTTATACCAAGTTGCTCCAATGGGTATTAAACCACAAGCTCATTATCTCTATAGCGGTGGTTTTGGTGTTTGTGGGTTCGCTTTTTGTGGCTTCTAAATTGGGTATGGAGTTCATGCTGAAAGAAGATAGGGGGAGGTTTTTAGTGTGGCTTAAGGCTAAACCGGGCGTGAGCATAGATTACATGACACAAAAGAGTAAGATCTTTCAAAAAGCGATTGAAAAACATGCTGAAGTGGAATTCACCACCTTGCAAGTGGGTTATGGCACCACGCAAAACCCTTTTAAGGCTAAGATTTTTGTGCAACTCAAGCCTTTAAAAGAGCGTAAAAAAGAGAATCAATTGGGGCAATTTGAGTTGATGAGCGCTTTAAGGAAGGAATTAAAAAGCATGCCTGAAGCTAAAGGTTTAGATACTATTAATCTTTCTGAAGTCTCGCTTTTAGGTGGCGGTGGGGATAGTTCGCCCTTCCAAACTTTTGTGTTTTCCCATTCTCAAGAAGCGGTGGATAAAAGCGTGGCGAATTTGAAAAAATTCTTATTGGAAAGCCCTGAATTAAAAGGCAAAATTGAAGGCTATCATACGAGCACGAGCGAATCGCAACCGCAATTGCAACTCAAAATCTTAAGACAAAACGCCAACAAATACGGCGTGAGCGCTCAAACCATTGGAGCAGTGGTGAGCTCTGCTTTCTCTGGGACTTCTCAAGCGAGCGTGTTCAAAGAAGATGGTAAAGAATACGACATGATCATTAGAGTGCCTGATGACAAGCGCGTTTCTGTAGAAGACATCAAACGCTTGCAAGTGCGTAACAAATACGATAAATTGATGTTTTTAGACGCTTTAGTGGAAATCACAGAAACTAAAAGCCCGTCCAGTATTTCTCGTTATAACCGCCAACGCAGCGTTACGGTGCTCGCTCAACCTAAAGCGGGTATCTCTTTAGGGGAAATTTTAACGCAAGTGAGTAAAAACACTAAAGAATGGCTGGTTGAAGGGGCGAATTACAGATTCACCGGTGAAGCGGATAACGCTAAAGAGACTAATGGGGAGTTTTTGATCGCTCTAGCGACAGCGTTTGTGTTGATTTATATGATTTTAGCGGCGTTGTATGAGTCCATTTTAGAGCCTTTTATCATCATGGTTACCATGCCTTTAAGCTTTTCAGGGGCGTTTTTTGCTCTAGGTTTAGTGCATCAGCCTTTGAGCATGTTCTCTATGATAGGCTTGATTTTGCTCATTGGTATGGTGGGTAAAAACGCCACGCTTTTAATTGATGTGGCGAATGAAGAGCGTAAAAAAGGTTTGAATATCCAAGAAGCTATTTTATTTGCCGGCAAAACCCGTTTAAGACCGATTTTAATGACGACCATTGCGATGGTTTGCGGCATGTTGCCTTTAGCGTTGGCGAGTGGGGATGGAGCGGCGATGAAATCCCCTATAGGGATTGCGATGAGTGGGGGCTTAATGATTTCTATGGTGTTAAGCTTACTCATTGTGCCGGTGTTTTATCGTTTGCTCGCTCCCATAGACGATAAAATCAAGCGGTTTTATCAAAACCAAAAAACTTTAGAATGA
- a CDS encoding outer membrane beta-barrel protein produces MKKIVFILALWVGLSGAFEPKKSHIYFGAMVGLAPIKITPKPASDSSYTAFLWGAKGGYQFAFFKALALRGEFFYLMAIKPTALHTINTSLLSLNIDVLSDFYTYKKYSFGVYGGLGIGYFYQSNHLGMKNSSFMGYNGLFNVGLGSTIDRHHRVELGAKIPFSNTRNSFKNSYFLESVFIHAAYSYMF; encoded by the coding sequence ATGAAAAAGATTGTTTTCATTTTAGCTTTATGGGTGGGTTTGTCAGGGGCGTTTGAGCCTAAAAAAAGTCATATTTATTTTGGGGCTATGGTGGGTTTAGCCCCCATTAAAATAACCCCAAAACCGGCTAGTGATTCTTCTTATACGGCTTTTTTATGGGGGGCTAAAGGGGGGTATCAATTCGCTTTTTTTAAAGCTCTAGCACTAAGGGGTGAATTTTTCTACCTTATGGCAATCAAACCCACCGCACTGCACACGATTAACACTTCTTTATTGAGCTTAAATATTGATGTGTTGAGCGATTTTTACACTTACAAAAAATACAGCTTTGGGGTGTATGGGGGGCTTGGGATAGGGTATTTTTATCAAAGCAACCATTTAGGCATGAAAAATAGTTCGTTTATGGGTTATAACGGCTTGTTTAATGTGGGGCTTGGTAGCACAATCGATCGCCACCACCGCGTAGAGCTTGGGGCTAAGATCCCTTTTTCAAACACCAGAAATTCTTTTAAAAATTCTTATTTTTTAGAGAGCGTTTTTATCCATGCGGCTTATAGCTATATGTTTTAA